A section of the Solitalea canadensis DSM 3403 genome encodes:
- a CDS encoding DUF5009 domain-containing protein, with the protein MTYITEIEASKPEASFVKAQIDKAPRSFALDALRGLAIIGMVFSGVFPHEALWPGYMFHGQVGPPDFKYTPEVPGITWVDLVFPFFLFSMGAAFPLAMNKKIQEGDQKGVILNVLKRFALLVFFAIVLRNAQPFSLTAEGQWINMISGVIVFGCFFLVFMRFSFEQKWKLYALRIAGFLIIATIIGLHTAFTDTKFSKGKSDIIMLVLANMALIGSLIWICTRKNWLARIGVLAFFAAMRLTHDIEGSWNQAVWNFHPAISWFYNFAFLKYLNIVLVGSIMGDIIYSFKPKTKITESNKTRSVLLSLICFSFLVVNLYGLYTRQVLLTLGLDVVLCIGGTLLLKTPANAKEELYKILFGWGTFWVLLGLAFEAYEGGIKKDPSSFSFWFLSSGLAFFTYILLDIICQFVKNNILWKSLIQCGQNPMVAYVAAGFFIVPIFTITHISDLFESLKAINPYLAIIRAFSVTILVIATASFATKKGWFWRT; encoded by the coding sequence ATGACTTATATAACTGAAATTGAAGCCTCTAAACCAGAGGCTTCTTTTGTAAAAGCACAAATCGATAAAGCCCCAAGGTCATTTGCACTTGATGCTTTGCGTGGCTTGGCCATAATAGGAATGGTTTTTTCAGGAGTTTTTCCTCATGAAGCCTTATGGCCGGGGTACATGTTTCATGGACAAGTTGGTCCGCCCGACTTTAAATATACTCCTGAAGTTCCGGGTATCACTTGGGTTGATCTTGTTTTTCCCTTTTTCCTGTTCTCAATGGGAGCCGCTTTTCCTTTAGCAATGAATAAGAAAATACAGGAAGGGGATCAAAAAGGTGTTATTTTAAATGTATTAAAGCGTTTTGCATTGCTGGTGTTTTTCGCTATTGTATTACGTAATGCTCAGCCATTTTCTTTAACTGCCGAAGGTCAATGGATAAATATGATCAGTGGGGTAATCGTTTTTGGATGTTTCTTCCTGGTGTTTATGCGTTTTTCTTTTGAACAGAAATGGAAGCTTTATGCCTTACGTATCGCCGGTTTTTTGATCATAGCAACTATTATTGGCCTGCACACCGCTTTTACTGATACTAAATTCAGCAAGGGCAAATCAGATATTATTATGTTGGTTTTAGCGAATATGGCTTTGATCGGCTCATTAATATGGATTTGCACGCGTAAGAACTGGCTAGCTAGGATAGGGGTTCTTGCTTTTTTTGCAGCGATGCGATTAACTCATGATATTGAAGGAAGCTGGAATCAGGCGGTATGGAACTTTCATCCTGCAATTTCCTGGTTTTATAATTTCGCCTTTTTGAAGTATTTGAACATTGTACTGGTAGGTTCTATTATGGGTGATATTATTTATTCATTCAAACCTAAAACTAAAATTACCGAGTCAAATAAAACTCGTTCAGTACTACTTAGTCTGATTTGCTTTTCATTTTTAGTTGTTAACCTGTACGGGCTTTATACGCGTCAGGTCCTTCTAACATTGGGTCTCGATGTAGTTTTGTGTATTGGTGGTACTTTGTTGCTTAAAACGCCTGCAAATGCAAAAGAGGAGCTTTATAAAATCCTGTTTGGTTGGGGTACATTTTGGGTATTGCTAGGACTAGCGTTTGAAGCTTATGAAGGCGGTATTAAGAAAGATCCTTCATCATTTAGCTTTTGGTTCCTTAGCAGCGGACTAGCGTTTTTTACCTACATTCTGCTCGACATTATTTGTCAGTTTGTAAAGAACAATATTCTATGGAAATCGCTGATTCAATGTGGTCAAAACCCAATGGTTGCCTATGTAGCAGCCGGTTTCTTTATTGTCCCAATTTTTACCATTACTCATATTTCCGATTTGTTTGAAAGCCTGAAAGCAAT
- a CDS encoding FAD-dependent oxidoreductase has translation MNIKLSLVRIILSTTLVASQLFANAQSVKTDVLIIGGGASGTMAGLQSARMGSSTLIVEETEWLGGMLTSAGVTAIDGNHNMPSGLWGEFRQKLYNYYGGPKAVETGWVSNTLFEPSVANKIFKEMVAKESKLSVWYKTIVQSTIYQNNQWTVKVTEGKKVKIIEAKIVIDATELGDIMAAAGAKYSIGMDSRFDTGEELAPEKANDIIQDITYVVTLKDYGKGADKTIKKPAGYDKAAFAICCDVSDPSSFEDPNNNCFKMLQYGHLPNNKYMINWPRDGNDIYLNIIEKSREEREAALKEAKLHTLRFLYYMQTELGYKNLGIADDEYPTADKLPMIPYHRESRRVKGMAFLTVNHVADPYNQKDAYYRTGVAVGDYPIDHHHLKRPDAPSIDFIRIKVPAYNIPLGSLVPQGVDGLIVAEKSISVSNIVNGASRLQPVVLGIGQAAGALAATAAKTNVQPKDIDIRKVQEALLASNAYLMPFFDVKPTDPHFATIQKIGATGIIKGVGVPYKWANQTWFYPENSVSQYELVSGLRPIYSQYKNYWQASGESLTPESLVAILQVVNPTISLEKIKADWSSLSLKEQFSNSLILNRRNISVLLDHYLNPFEIPVDFNGTIKN, from the coding sequence ATGAACATTAAGCTATCTCTGGTAAGGATAATACTCAGCACTACATTAGTCGCTTCTCAATTATTTGCAAATGCACAGTCAGTTAAGACCGATGTTTTAATAATTGGAGGAGGAGCAAGTGGTACAATGGCCGGACTCCAGTCGGCACGTATGGGGTCTTCAACGTTAATAGTTGAAGAAACCGAATGGTTAGGAGGTATGCTTACTTCCGCAGGTGTAACCGCAATTGATGGTAATCATAATATGCCTTCTGGCTTATGGGGAGAGTTCCGTCAAAAATTGTATAACTACTATGGTGGTCCGAAGGCTGTAGAAACAGGCTGGGTAAGTAACACACTTTTTGAGCCATCTGTAGCTAACAAGATTTTTAAAGAGATGGTAGCTAAAGAATCCAAACTTTCTGTTTGGTACAAAACAATTGTTCAATCGACCATCTATCAGAATAATCAGTGGACTGTAAAGGTTACTGAGGGGAAAAAAGTTAAGATCATTGAAGCTAAAATAGTTATTGATGCAACCGAACTTGGTGATATAATGGCAGCTGCGGGCGCAAAATACTCCATAGGTATGGATAGTCGCTTTGATACCGGTGAAGAATTAGCACCTGAAAAAGCAAATGACATTATTCAGGACATTACCTATGTAGTTACTCTGAAAGATTATGGTAAAGGAGCCGATAAAACCATTAAAAAACCAGCAGGCTATGATAAAGCGGCGTTTGCAATTTGTTGCGATGTTTCAGATCCTTCGTCATTTGAGGATCCGAATAATAACTGCTTTAAAATGTTGCAGTATGGTCATCTGCCAAATAATAAATACATGATCAACTGGCCTAGAGATGGTAATGATATTTATTTAAACATTATCGAGAAAAGTAGAGAAGAACGGGAGGCGGCTTTAAAAGAAGCTAAATTACATACCCTCCGTTTCCTTTATTATATGCAAACCGAATTAGGGTATAAAAATTTGGGGATTGCGGATGATGAATATCCAACTGCCGACAAACTTCCAATGATTCCTTATCACCGTGAATCGCGCAGAGTAAAAGGAATGGCATTTTTAACCGTAAATCATGTGGCTGATCCTTATAATCAGAAAGACGCTTATTACCGCACTGGTGTAGCCGTTGGAGATTATCCAATTGATCACCACCACTTAAAGCGTCCAGATGCTCCTTCAATCGACTTTATCCGGATTAAAGTTCCGGCTTATAATATTCCATTAGGTTCATTAGTGCCACAAGGTGTGGATGGATTAATCGTTGCAGAAAAAAGCATTAGTGTAAGTAATATTGTTAATGGGGCTTCTCGTTTACAGCCAGTTGTTTTAGGAATCGGCCAGGCAGCGGGAGCATTAGCAGCTACCGCTGCAAAAACTAATGTTCAGCCTAAAGATATCGACATTAGAAAAGTGCAAGAAGCACTTTTAGCATCAAATGCTTACTTGATGCCGTTTTTTGATGTAAAACCAACTGATCCTCATTTTGCTACCATCCAGAAAATCGGTGCAACCGGTATTATTAAAGGAGTAGGCGTTCCTTATAAATGGGCAAACCAAACTTGGTTCTACCCAGAAAACAGTGTTAGTCAGTACGAGTTAGTTTCGGGCTTAAGACCAATCTACTCACAGTATAAAAACTACTGGCAGGCATCAGGTGAATCATTAACTCCTGAATCATTAGTGGCTATTTTACAAGTAGTTAATCCAACTATATCCTTAGAAAAAATCAAGGCCGATTGGTCATCATTATCATTAAAAGAACAATTTTCCAATTCATTAATCTTAAACAGAAGAAACATATCAGTATTACTCGATCACTATTTAAATCCATTTGAAATCCCTGTTGATTTCAACGGAACGATAAAAAATTAA
- a CDS encoding SusC/RagA family TonB-linked outer membrane protein: MKQIFTRKRKLVGLMLLLFSLICQVQFVSAQTRIISGTITDKEDGMPLPGVTVIVKGSSASTVTDANGKYSIRLPESGTTLLFTFVGFKAREVKLGSGNIYNIAMEIDSKELGEVVVVGYGKQKKENLTGALTAIKGEELLTRPVTSATAALQGIAPGVTVQQGSGQPGADGGNIRIRGQSSMFSKTFPLILVDGVESNMDDVDMNTVESISILKDAASASIYGSRAANGVVLITTKRGKQGLNVGFSSYYSVQNPTELPTPVSAVDYMRAVNQAKVNNKENPQYSQALIDQYINEGADNMTRFDTDWRSLVVQKNVPLQNYALTINGGSDNITYFASGNYMKQKGLINNNSYERFNLRLNTDVKFNKWVKSTFDVNVKQGNSVEPGLSSPKTIFNKALNFVPVFSGVNNDGTWGYGQNGDNPAAIVAASGAKEKNSPDVTFNGTLFVNPVKGLELQGNFAKRVFTANTSTFIAPYDTYENGTFRSTYPGDAIGSESFNRIVRNLYRVQASYNTAIDKHNIKVMAGGQAEDNTIKYTTAGRSKYYFPGFEDLNNGEGSTASNSGGQSEWAMASLYGRANYDYKGRYLLELNARYDGSSRFGSDNRWGFYPSASVGWRVSDEPFMEFTKKYVDNIKLRASYGELGNQDLTFNGVESFYPYTSLLIADPQYSYWFDKQLSSGFAPTELSNPIISWERSTQLDIGLDADFFNGKLTFTGDYYVRKIERSLQKLKIPIYVGLDPSWQNLGSMENKGWEIAIGHNNRINEFKYGVTLSLSDVKNKIDNLNGQVYDFGSTIHKEGEPYGAYYGYIAEGYFQTQEEINASPVYGNRAVVKPGFVKYRDISGPNGVPDGVIDSRDRVILGNPFPRYEYGLNLTSEYKGFDLTVFVQGVGKKDTYIAGMGVRPFFTGGTIYTNQLDTWTPENPNAEYPLLLINEASTPNYQASSKWIKDGSYMRLKNIVVGYTLPAALTNRVKVSKLRFYVSGQNLFTLSNFYKGYDPEISVSGNYGGEFYPIMKTITLGLDAKF; this comes from the coding sequence ATGAAACAAATTTTTACAAGAAAACGGAAACTTGTAGGATTAATGCTCCTACTGTTTTCGCTCATCTGTCAAGTTCAGTTTGTGTCTGCACAAACACGCATCATCAGCGGAACAATTACCGATAAAGAGGATGGCATGCCATTGCCAGGCGTTACAGTAATTGTAAAAGGATCAAGTGCAAGTACAGTTACCGATGCTAATGGTAAGTACTCAATCAGGTTGCCTGAAAGTGGAACTACATTGCTTTTTACCTTTGTCGGTTTTAAAGCACGCGAGGTTAAACTTGGTTCAGGTAATATCTACAACATCGCAATGGAAATTGATTCCAAAGAATTGGGTGAAGTAGTTGTTGTAGGTTATGGTAAACAAAAGAAAGAAAATCTTACCGGTGCTTTAACAGCCATTAAAGGTGAAGAGCTTTTAACAAGACCTGTTACTAGTGCTACAGCTGCATTACAAGGTATTGCTCCGGGTGTTACCGTACAGCAAGGTTCTGGCCAGCCAGGTGCTGACGGTGGTAATATCCGAATTCGTGGTCAAAGCTCTATGTTCTCTAAAACATTTCCTTTGATTTTAGTGGATGGAGTAGAAAGCAACATGGATGATGTGGACATGAATACAGTAGAGTCGATCTCTATTCTTAAGGATGCGGCATCGGCTTCAATCTACGGATCGCGTGCAGCAAATGGTGTGGTGTTAATCACTACCAAACGTGGTAAACAGGGATTAAATGTTGGGTTTAGCTCTTATTATTCAGTTCAGAATCCTACAGAGTTACCTACTCCTGTTTCTGCAGTTGATTATATGAGAGCGGTTAACCAGGCTAAAGTAAATAACAAGGAAAACCCTCAGTATTCTCAGGCATTAATAGATCAGTACATTAATGAAGGAGCTGATAATATGACTCGTTTTGATACTGACTGGCGTTCATTAGTGGTTCAGAAAAATGTTCCTTTACAGAACTACGCGCTTACTATAAACGGAGGAAGTGACAACATCACTTACTTTGCAAGTGGTAATTACATGAAGCAAAAAGGTTTGATCAATAATAACAGTTACGAACGTTTTAACTTACGCTTAAATACAGATGTTAAATTTAACAAATGGGTTAAGAGTACATTTGACGTAAATGTTAAACAAGGTAACTCTGTTGAACCTGGTTTATCTTCTCCGAAAACCATTTTTAATAAAGCATTAAATTTTGTTCCTGTATTTTCAGGTGTTAATAATGATGGTACCTGGGGGTATGGACAAAATGGTGACAACCCCGCTGCTATAGTTGCTGCATCTGGTGCAAAAGAGAAAAACTCTCCTGATGTTACCTTTAATGGAACTTTGTTTGTAAATCCTGTTAAAGGGTTAGAATTACAAGGTAATTTTGCAAAAAGAGTTTTCACAGCGAATACTTCAACATTCATCGCTCCTTATGATACGTATGAAAACGGTACATTCCGTTCAACCTATCCTGGCGATGCAATAGGTTCAGAGTCATTCAACAGAATCGTAAGAAATTTATACAGAGTTCAAGCTTCATACAACACAGCTATTGATAAACATAATATTAAAGTTATGGCTGGTGGACAAGCTGAGGATAATACAATTAAGTATACAACTGCCGGTAGGTCTAAGTATTACTTCCCTGGTTTCGAAGACCTGAATAATGGAGAGGGTAGCACTGCTTCAAACTCTGGAGGTCAATCTGAATGGGCTATGGCTTCATTATATGGTCGTGCAAATTACGATTATAAAGGAAGATATTTATTAGAGTTAAATGCACGTTATGATGGTTCCTCAAGATTTGGTAGTGATAACAGGTGGGGTTTTTACCCATCTGCTTCAGTTGGATGGAGAGTAAGTGATGAGCCCTTTATGGAGTTTACTAAAAAATATGTTGATAACATTAAACTTAGAGCTTCTTATGGAGAATTAGGTAATCAAGATCTTACATTTAATGGAGTAGAATCTTTTTATCCATACACTTCTTTGCTAATAGCCGATCCTCAATATAGTTATTGGTTTGACAAACAATTAAGTTCAGGTTTTGCTCCAACAGAATTATCAAATCCTATTATTTCATGGGAACGTTCGACTCAGCTGGATATTGGATTAGATGCAGATTTCTTTAATGGGAAGCTAACATTTACAGGTGACTATTATGTACGTAAAATAGAACGCTCATTACAAAAATTAAAGATTCCGATATACGTTGGTTTAGATCCATCTTGGCAAAACCTTGGTTCAATGGAAAATAAAGGCTGGGAGATTGCGATAGGACATAACAACCGTATTAATGAATTTAAATATGGTGTTACTTTGAGCTTATCTGATGTTAAGAACAAAATTGATAATTTAAATGGTCAGGTTTACGATTTCGGATCAACAATTCATAAGGAAGGCGAACCCTATGGTGCTTACTACGGATACATTGCTGAAGGATATTTTCAAACTCAGGAAGAAATTAATGCTTCCCCTGTATACGGCAACAGAGCTGTAGTAAAACCAGGTTTTGTAAAATATAGAGATATCAGTGGTCCAAATGGTGTACCTGATGGCGTTATTGACTCAAGAGATCGTGTAATTTTAGGAAATCCGTTCCCTCGTTATGAATATGGATTAAATTTAACTTCTGAATATAAAGGATTTGATTTAACCGTATTTGTTCAAGGCGTTGGCAAAAAAGATACATATATCGCTGGTATGGGTGTTAGACCATTCTTTACCGGTGGTACAATTTATACCAATCAGTTGGATACCTGGACGCCTGAAAATCCGAATGCTGAATATCCATTATTATTGATTAATGAAGCTTCTACTCCTAATTATCAGGCTTCTAGCAAATGGATCAAAGACGGTTCATACATGCGTTTAAAAAATATTGTTGTAGGCTATACATTACCTGCAGCATTAACTAATCGTGTTAAAGTTAGTAAGTTAAGATTCTATGTGAGTGGACAGAACTTATTCACACTAAGTAATTTCTATAAAGGCTATGATCCAGAGATTAGCGTTAGCGGAAACTATGGTGGTGAATTCTATCCAATTATGAAAACCATCACTTTGGGATTAGATGCTAAATTTTAA
- a CDS encoding alpha amylase family protein, translating into MNKLVIALCAFAMLTAASCDGSGSKATADKKFPRKNILWFDATANFKRFSYKDSVIYYLKKSKDAGVTDVVIDVKPITGEVLYPSKIAPVMQDWDGFKKTENFDLLTVCIEEGHKLGLVVHASTNVFVAGHNFFDRGVVYSDSTKRSWASLNNTPDGLKPITSIKKKYSSMLNPVRRDVQEYELSILKELIGMYPKLDGIILDRVRYDGIEADFSNESREAYEKYAGHKVANFPDDIYKYEKEGDKPVRKEGVEFKKWVEFRAKVISDFIWEARKELKAINPKISYGDYTGSWYPTYYEVGVNWASKEINAKDYFDQATPEYNKFGYAEALDLYTSGCYYYEVDKSESKHIDKNNKERTEAGQHKGTADFYTVEGSNELAVKLMNGKAPMYGGLYVDQYNGHPEQFVRAMKMCQKKSDGVMIFDIVHIINNNWWNELKEGFKN; encoded by the coding sequence ATGAACAAACTTGTAATTGCATTATGTGCATTTGCCATGTTAACTGCTGCGTCATGTGATGGCTCAGGTAGTAAGGCTACTGCAGATAAGAAGTTTCCTCGTAAAAACATTCTTTGGTTTGACGCTACTGCGAACTTTAAGAGATTTTCTTACAAAGATTCAGTAATCTATTACCTGAAAAAATCTAAAGATGCAGGTGTTACTGATGTTGTTATTGATGTTAAACCAATTACCGGTGAAGTATTATACCCAAGTAAAATTGCTCCTGTAATGCAGGATTGGGATGGTTTTAAGAAAACTGAAAACTTTGACCTTTTAACAGTGTGTATTGAAGAAGGCCACAAATTAGGTCTTGTTGTACATGCTTCAACTAACGTTTTTGTTGCAGGTCATAATTTCTTCGATCGCGGAGTTGTTTACAGTGATAGCACCAAACGTAGCTGGGCGAGTTTAAACAATACTCCTGATGGATTGAAACCAATCACCAGTATTAAGAAAAAATATTCATCAATGCTGAACCCGGTTCGCAGAGATGTGCAGGAATATGAACTTTCTATCTTGAAAGAATTGATTGGAATGTACCCTAAATTAGATGGTATCATTTTGGACCGTGTACGTTACGATGGTATTGAAGCTGATTTCTCAAATGAATCACGTGAGGCTTATGAGAAATATGCCGGCCATAAAGTGGCTAACTTCCCTGATGACATCTATAAATACGAAAAAGAAGGCGATAAACCTGTTCGTAAAGAAGGTGTAGAGTTTAAAAAATGGGTTGAGTTCCGTGCTAAAGTTATCTCTGATTTTATCTGGGAGGCTCGCAAAGAATTAAAAGCAATCAATCCAAAAATTTCTTACGGTGATTATACTGGTTCATGGTATCCAACCTATTATGAAGTTGGTGTAAACTGGGCAAGTAAAGAAATCAACGCTAAAGACTACTTTGACCAGGCAACGCCTGAGTATAATAAATTCGGTTATGCAGAAGCTTTGGATTTATATACAAGCGGTTGTTACTACTATGAAGTAGATAAATCAGAATCGAAGCATATCGACAAAAATAATAAAGAACGTACAGAAGCTGGTCAGCATAAAGGAACAGCTGATTTCTATACAGTTGAAGGTTCTAATGAATTGGCTGTTAAGTTAATGAACGGTAAAGCGCCTATGTATGGTGGTTTATATGTAGATCAGTATAACGGACATCCAGAGCAGTTTGTAAGAGCGATGAAAATGTGTCAGAAGAAATCGGATGGTGTAATGATCTTTGATATTGTTCATATCATCAATAACAATTGGTGGAATGAGTTGAAAGAAGGATTCAAAAACTAA
- a CDS encoding RagB/SusD family nutrient uptake outer membrane protein: protein MKRYITGLIAVGLLMSSCQNYLDRESITDYPAGAEEGFYKSEAAIKQGTTGAYQLVGCQISGTLVPQYVFFDHYTPMGIERTENSSLGAGGGLNPDNGTVLTVWSNCYKAIARCNSVLDGSEPYTSTLTAKAKQYVAEVRVLRAFMYGNLVSLYGDVPLFKKAAGNDDLKVSRTPQKEVIDFILSELESASSDLAWKSTEWGRVDRAVAQGLRARYALLAGSLNIGEKSSDYLKIARDAAKSVIDNGGRTLNPNFDALFTRAGQASAASRSENMFEVMFSDQGSKNMHYISYGECSRNYGQSGRFPTQLLVDTYECKDGKRIDESPLYNPKKPFENRDPRLKATVWAHGDTVIGNGGSRVKFIADIYRANTPFYNYTTNTWASKANADINSAAAWTSMANSGVGFLWKKYNNWDDEVIHQATYNWVLMRYSEVLLTYAEAKTELGELDGTLYDAINTVRRRVKMPDVATEVIGNADKTRQLVRRERKVELAREGLHLFDMRRWKTGDIENDSPTYGYPDVTRNNGAIVYDASGNPVGGGYDNATADMVPSFKKSARHDLNDIADYSAYGSKLRVRDRSRFWDNKFYLWPIPQAERNLNPNLTQNGY, encoded by the coding sequence ATGAAACGATATATAACAGGATTAATTGCTGTAGGACTATTAATGTCTTCTTGTCAGAATTATCTTGACCGCGAATCAATAACAGATTATCCTGCTGGTGCTGAAGAGGGCTTCTATAAAAGCGAAGCTGCTATTAAGCAGGGAACAACAGGAGCGTATCAATTAGTTGGTTGTCAAATATCTGGAACATTAGTTCCGCAGTACGTTTTCTTTGACCATTACACACCTATGGGTATTGAACGTACAGAAAATTCATCACTAGGTGCTGGGGGTGGGTTAAACCCTGATAATGGTACTGTCTTGACTGTTTGGTCAAATTGTTATAAAGCAATTGCTAGATGCAATTCAGTTTTAGATGGATCAGAGCCATATACCTCAACTTTAACGGCAAAAGCTAAGCAGTATGTTGCTGAAGTGAGAGTCCTGCGTGCTTTTATGTACGGAAATCTTGTATCTCTTTATGGAGATGTTCCATTGTTTAAAAAAGCTGCAGGTAATGATGACCTGAAAGTTTCCCGTACTCCTCAAAAGGAAGTAATTGACTTTATTTTAAGTGAACTTGAGTCAGCTTCTTCTGATCTTGCCTGGAAATCTACAGAATGGGGTAGGGTAGACAGAGCCGTTGCTCAAGGGTTAAGAGCACGTTATGCACTTTTGGCTGGTAGTTTAAATATAGGTGAAAAATCATCAGATTATTTGAAAATTGCCCGTGATGCTGCTAAAAGTGTAATAGATAATGGAGGTAGAACACTAAATCCAAACTTTGATGCTTTATTTACCAGGGCTGGACAAGCTTCTGCAGCCAGTAGAAGTGAAAACATGTTTGAAGTAATGTTCTCTGATCAAGGGTCTAAAAACATGCACTATATTTCTTATGGAGAGTGTTCAAGAAATTATGGACAGTCAGGTCGTTTTCCAACTCAATTATTGGTTGATACTTATGAGTGTAAAGACGGTAAACGTATTGATGAATCTCCACTGTACAATCCTAAAAAGCCATTTGAAAATCGTGATCCTCGATTAAAAGCAACTGTTTGGGCGCATGGTGATACAGTAATTGGTAACGGTGGTAGCAGAGTGAAGTTCATTGCTGATATTTACAGAGCCAACACTCCTTTCTATAATTACACTACTAACACTTGGGCTAGTAAAGCAAATGCTGATATCAACAGTGCCGCTGCATGGACTAGTATGGCTAACAGTGGTGTTGGATTCCTTTGGAAAAAATACAATAACTGGGATGATGAAGTTATTCACCAGGCTACTTATAACTGGGTATTAATGCGTTACTCTGAAGTATTGTTAACCTATGCTGAGGCTAAAACTGAATTAGGTGAATTAGATGGTACTTTGTATGATGCGATTAATACTGTAAGAAGACGTGTTAAAATGCCTGATGTAGCAACTGAAGTAATTGGTAATGCTGATAAAACTCGTCAATTAGTTCGTCGTGAGCGTAAAGTGGAATTAGCGCGTGAAGGTTTGCACTTATTTGATATGCGCAGATGGAAAACTGGTGATATCGAAAACGATTCACCTACTTATGGCTATCCCGATGTAACACGTAATAATGGGGCAATTGTGTATGATGCAAGCGGTAATCCAGTTGGTGGTGGTTATGATAATGCTACTGCTGATATGGTTCCTAGTTTCAAAAAATCAGCTCGTCATGATTTAAATGACATAGCAGATTACTCGGCATACGGAAGTAAATTAAGAGTTCGTGACCGTTCACGTTTCTGGGATAATAAGTTCTATTTGTGGCCAATTCCACAAGCTGAGCGTAACCTGAATCCTAACCTAACTCAAAACGGTTACTAA
- a CDS encoding ROK family protein, whose protein sequence is MIAANTFFEELHNENISGVAYKNLDLKKKTIAHFATIGNATIADLCKELNSSAPKVTTLINELIKDNLVQDYGKIDSTGGRRPNLYGLAPEAGFFLGVEVRKYHINIGLIDIKKNLVKLSEKIPYRLNNSQESLDELCNVIQHFINELPISKDKILGMGINLSGRINFATGYSYSYFYFNEEPLNKVIEARIGIKTLLENDSRAMAYGEFCSGAVNEEKNVLFINLDYGIGMGVLINGQLYYGKSGYSGEFGHIPFFNNEIICHCGKKGCLETETSGEALVRMFQKKLQEGSSSIATVTKAPEEIQLEDILQAAINDDVLSIELLAEIGEKIGRGIALLINIFNPELVIIGGSISSTGNYIQLPIRSALNKYSLSLVNNDTQLKLSKLGSKAGIMGASLLARNKILSLN, encoded by the coding sequence ATGATTGCTGCAAACACCTTTTTTGAAGAACTTCACAATGAAAACATTTCAGGGGTAGCATATAAAAACCTTGATCTGAAGAAAAAAACCATAGCACATTTTGCGACTATTGGTAATGCTACCATTGCTGATCTATGCAAAGAACTAAATTCAAGTGCTCCCAAAGTCACTACCTTAATTAATGAACTGATAAAAGATAACCTCGTTCAGGATTATGGTAAAATTGACTCCACCGGAGGTCGCCGCCCTAATCTTTATGGGTTAGCTCCGGAAGCGGGTTTCTTTTTAGGTGTCGAAGTTCGCAAATATCATATTAATATTGGCCTGATTGATATTAAAAAGAACCTTGTAAAGTTATCAGAAAAAATTCCATACAGGCTAAATAATTCGCAAGAATCTTTGGATGAGCTCTGCAACGTTATTCAGCATTTTATAAATGAACTGCCTATTTCAAAGGATAAGATTCTTGGAATGGGAATTAACCTTTCAGGAAGGATCAATTTTGCGACTGGTTATAGTTATAGCTATTTCTATTTTAATGAAGAACCTTTAAACAAAGTAATAGAGGCTCGCATTGGCATTAAAACCCTTCTTGAGAACGACTCACGTGCTATGGCTTATGGCGAGTTTTGTTCAGGAGCGGTGAATGAAGAAAAGAATGTATTATTCATTAACCTGGATTACGGTATTGGTATGGGCGTTTTGATCAACGGTCAGCTTTATTATGGTAAATCTGGTTATTCGGGTGAATTTGGTCACATTCCTTTTTTCAACAATGAAATTATTTGCCATTGCGGTAAAAAAGGATGCCTTGAAACTGAAACTTCAGGAGAAGCGTTGGTTCGCATGTTTCAGAAAAAATTGCAAGAAGGTTCTTCCAGTATTGCCACTGTAACCAAAGCTCCCGAAGAAATTCAGCTGGAGGATATTCTGCAGGCAGCCATTAATGATGACGTTTTATCTATTGAACTTTTAGCTGAAATAGGTGAAAAAATTGGCCGTGGTATAGCTTTATTGATCAATATTTTTAACCCTGAACTGGTAATCATCGGTGGTAGTATTTCTTCAACCGGCAATTATATCCAATTACCAATCAGAAGTGCTTTGAATAAGTATTCGTTAAGCCTTGTAAATAATGATACGCAGTTAAAACTTTCGAAACTGGGATCAAAAGCCGGTATTATGGGCGCATCTCTCCTTGCAAGAAATAAAATATTGTCTTTGAATTAA